CCCATGGCGCCCTCGATGGGGtggagcggcagcagcagcggtgaGTGGGCGGGAGGCAGAGCCGTGGCGGCCCTGCTGCTCCTCGAgctcgcctcgccgcggccctactgctcctcgagctcgccggagcgacAGGTGCGGCCTCCCTCCCCACCGGTGCCcttcctccccggcggcggcggcctagcGAGGCGaaggcgcggcgaggcgaggccgcgCGCAACCcctcccgccccctcccctgcgcgcTGCTCCCTGCTCGAGCTGGCGCGAGCGTGCGTGCGGGCCAGACCAGCGGAGCGAGCGTCGGGCCCTCCTCCCTTTCTTCCATGGCGGGCGGGCCAGGCGGTGGCGGGCGCGCGGCCATGATGAGGCAGGGCGGCCCTACTCCCTCCGCCGTGCCTCCTcgcgcggctccggcggcggagccccgcgcggccgcgcggccccacctcctcgtcttcctcgcggggcggcgcggctgtgCGGGCCTCCTCTTCCGCGACGCCGCACTGGCGCCCCTCGTCCCCCCTCTTCCCTCTGTGCGGGTCGCTGGGATGGCGCGCCAGTGCGTGGGCCCCGCTCCACGTCGATGCATGGCGTTGGTTCTCCACCCGCGTCAGAATTGGCGCAAAACAGGGCCATCGCTAAGTTACCGCAGCCTTTACAGAGTGCCGCTGCGGGGATTTTTTCTCCAAACTCCAACTCTAAAACGTGTAGAGAGCGGGATGCAGAGCCCGCTGCGGAGAGCCTAATACaggggtaaaatcacaattCTCATATTAAATAAAGGTAAAAATGTATGAGCAAAGTTGTCTATTTATTCAAAGATTAACACCGTTAGAGAGACTTAACAGACTAGGGGTAAAGTCTGTCTTTCTTTTGAAATCGCAGGGGTGaaatcacaaagttaaaaaataaggataaaatcACCATTTCGCTGCAAAAACGGAGGTAAAAACACTTTTGCCccttaaaaaaagagaaacaagAAACAAATATGAATGCTGCATAAACGTAGCACATCAAACCGTTCAAGAAAGAACTATGGGaagagaggagggggaaggggaagggactGAAGCTAGCAGCCCGAGGCAAGTACTAGCTGGCACGCATCAATCGTGCAGCGCGGAGGGCCCGCAaatagagagggagagagagagtccgCATCTTCTCTGACGCCGCTGGATTCGAGGGGACCCACCTCCCTCGCTGGTGCCATGCCTCCCGTTTGTCGTGGGGCCCGTTGGGCCAGTCGTAGCTGCTGCGGGCTGCATCCAGCTATTGGGCTCCGGCTGTGCAATCAAGCCATTCGGCTGGAGGGTCTAGACCAGCCGCCCCAACGGCTACTGCACATAAAAACGTGacacatgaaaacagcaaaccgtGTTGCTGGGTGGCCACAAAAAGCAGCCGGTTACTGCACAGCTGCTTCTGgatgcagcaggagcagccgcaaGCAGTCGCCAATGCACCAGCAGAACACAGTTATAATCACTAGATACACCGAAATgtgcttttaatttttttttctagttcTATAAATCATAGTAGGCTTATGgtacaaattttatttttttatgtgtTTTTACTATTGTTTAAAATTAAATAattttccaaaataaatttgaaaattatttttagaggCGAGTGAGGAGCGACTCACCCCTGGAAATAGGCCTATTCTTTGGGGCGAGTGtgggggtgacccgcccctgaaaatactTTTCCAGATGCGGCTCGGTTGCTACAGTAGCCCGCTCTATTTGTAGCAACATGTAACATTTTGATATGTTTCTGGAAATAAATTGGAGCGTTTTTACAGATCATTTTTGTAGCAGTGTGTGCAACCATTTGCAACTATAGAGAACACTACAACTTTTGAGACAAGTTTTATAGAACCAAATATATAATCCCATAATAACACAAATTTACAACATTTTCACAAACCTACAACTATTTTGCTTTGCTTTACGCAATACGAAGCTATAGTTTTGTGTAAAATACGCTCGCGCGCACTTACCCTTACGGGCACAACACACACCCTTACGAGGGCAGCATGCCCAAGTTATCCCTCTAGATTTGTCCAATACAGGTCAAATATATATAAGAAAATTCAAAGGTGATTTAATTAAACTAATTTAGTGTGGTAGAAGTTATTaagtttttctataaatttggtcactAAATTATAACTAATCGAAAACATCTTACATTTTGGAATGGGGGAGTATATACTACTATGCAACTCCTTATTACCGGTTCCTATCATCGTGCACGTGAACCTCTTTGCATTTTCTTAGCTAGACAAATTTAATAATATCACCCCCTAATATCACTGACAAATACAATTATATCCCTTGCACGCTTTCAGCACTAACTTTGTTAAAAACCGTTTGCAGGTACCTTATTGTAATTGATGATATATGGGATACAAAACCATGGGAGATCATAAAGCTGGCCCTACCGAACAAAAAATATGACAGCAGAGTGATCACTACGACACGTAGCGCTGCTGTTGCATCATGCTTGTCTTTCCAAGTCGGTAATGTTTGCCAAATGAAATCTCTCAGTTTTAAGGACTCCAAAAGGTTACTTTTGAAAAGAGCATTTGGTTCTGAAAACTTGAGCTGTACTCACTTGGGCAGCGTTCCATATGAGAGATATTAAGAAAATGTCATGGCCACTactacattttttattttcagaggcgtgcattttttattttcagaggCATTTTTTGGAAACTCCTCAGAGCTATAGTCAATGTAAATACAATATTTTCAGAGGCGTTTTTGTGCATACCtcagttaatcaaataaaaaaagaaaaatccgccacaggcccgccgagcccatcatgACCCGATCGAGCCCtctgccacgccgccgcccaccactcGCAGTGTGCCGCCCGCagaccgcagcgccgccgcccgccgtggccGCCCACCGCGGCCGCCAGAGGTCACCATGGCCGGATCCGCTGCGACCGCGGCCCGTTGTGACCggatccgccatggccgccgccgcccgagctcgccatggccggATCCGCTGCGGCCGCAGCCCGTCGTGGCCGGattcgccatggccgccgccgccccagctcgCCAGGCCGGGTTCCGCCGTGGCTGCCGCCCGCCGTTGCCTGATCCGCGCGCCGTCGTccgcccgcggccgcgctccgcgccgccacccgacGCACTCCgcctacggccgccgccgcctgtgctcGCCTTGGGCCCGCGCGCTGCTCGCCAaggtccaccgccgccgcctgtgctcGCCTCGGAGGCGCGGTCTCCATGCGCGGGAGGGgatggagggaggagagaggggtgcacggaaggggagagggagtgagggaggagagagagtgagggagagaaaAGGTTAGGGTTTGGTGAACCGGGCTCTTTGGATTATTATTGGGCCCGACCTATTTACTGAGGCGGACATGTATAATGCAAACGCCTCAGAAAATAGAAGTATTTACTGAGGCGGACATGTATAAtgtaaccgcctcagttaatcgatTTTCTTAGGCGGTTTTCGTAACTACCTCAGTTAATAGGAAACGAATGCCTCTGTCATTTTCTTTTTGTGTCCGCCTCAGAGGCCTTTTTCAAGTGCCTCGCAAAATCCAGAATTGTAGTAGTGGGCTTGCCACTGGTGATTATTACTATATCTAGCATGTTAGCTGATAAGCATGCAAAATGTGAATGGGATAGGGTGTTGCATGATATTGGATCCACACTTGCAAAAAATACTGGTGCCGAGAAGATGACAGCTATATTATCTATGAGTTACTTTGATATTGCTCATCATTTAAGAACTTGTTTGTTGTATTTGAGTGTGTTCCTAGAAGAGTATGAGATCGAGAAACAATGTTTGATCAACAGATGGATTGCAGAAGGGTTCATTCATAAGGAAGAAGGGCGAACGAAATATGAAATTGGTGAGGATTATTTTAATGATCTCATCAATAGAAGCATGATCCAACCTGTTAATGTAAAGTATGGGCAGGCAAAGGCATGCCGAGTTCATGACATCATTCTTGACTACATCAAATGCATGGCTGCTGAAAAGAATTTTGTAACTCTATACAATGGTGCACAGCATGTATTCTCTACAAAACGCAAGGTTCGCAGGCTTTGCGTAAGCAATCACACCGGATTATATGCTACTATATGGGAAGACACCGGAGAAAATGTTACTATATGGGAAGACCTGATGTTATCTCACGTCCGATCAGTTACTATATTTGCGGAGCCCGTGAAAACCAGTTTGTTGCCTTCCACTGCTCTTCGTGTGTTGGATCTTGGAGGTTGCCGGGGCATACAAGACCATCATCTTGCAAGTATTGATACTCTGTTTCATCTCAAGTACTTGCGTCTCTCCTCACGTTCAATAACTAAGCTGCCAGAGAAAATAGGAGAACTGCAATATCTGCAAACCCTGGATGTACGAGGTACCAGAATTAAAGAGCTTCCATCCACTATCACCAAACTACAACGACTGTCACATTTATATGCTGACTGGGACATTAGATTTCCAGATGGAGTGATCGGGCAGATGCACAGCTTAGAAGAGATGAGGGAGTATGGAGTCGAATCCTACGAACAAGGGAAGTCTCTGCAAGAATTCAATAAACTAACCAAGCTGAGGACATTAAAAATTAAATTGGATTTTGATTCACGCAAAGACTTGGAAAGACCAAGGCAAGCTGAGGGCTCTCACACTTATGTGGGAATCTTAGTATCTTCATGCAACCTTTATAATCTATATATCACGGAGGCCCCTGTGGAAAACATGTACCCAATGTCGCTGGATTCATGGCACCCCACTGCTCCCTGTAGCCTCCAGAAGCTCTGCTTAGAAGGATGCGTCATCTGTAAGGTGCCAAATTGGATGGCATCGCTTGGGAATCTCGTGGTGCTAAAACTGCGGTATATCCTCTGTTTGAGACCAGAGGATGTGGAGATCCTTGGAGCAATACCCAGTTTACTTTTTCTCTTACTAGCAACTGCCGGAGGCACCAACGGAAGGATCACCGTCCATGGTAGAAACGGATTCAGATGTCTGAAATATTTATACCTGGATTTTTTTCGTTGTGGGACCGCGCTGGAGTTTCAAGTGGGATCAATGCCAAAGCTTGAGCATGTGAAGCTCAAACTCCGTATGCATAAGAGGGAGTGCCTGAATGGTGCTTCTGATTTGGGCATCCAGCACCTCTCCGCTCTCAGCAAGGTTGAGGTTGAAATTCGGGGCAACTGCATGCGTGACAGCAACTATGATCCAacggaagaaaagaaagatgacGCTGTCAGATGGGTTGCAAGCGCCATTAATAGTGCCATCATGACACATCCCAACAGTCTCACTATCAGATTTGAAACATGGCGCGATGACTACTGTGAACGGTTCGAATGTGTAAGTTCCCTTCCGTGAACTGCCGGCATTTGATGCTTCCGTCAACCTCTAAGTTGCTGCTACAGTCACATATTTCCTTGTTCTATTAATTAGCAAATGCTTGGTTATTCAGTTACGTAATCCCTTACTTCTGACACCCTCTTGGTTGCATTTTGTTTTGACTTCTCTTCTAGCTTTTGAGGAGATTGAATCAACGGACGGGGGGGTCTATTGACTGAGTGGCTCAAAATTTGGCAAATTGAAGAGGAGCAGGAACAGATGGATAGACCGAACAAGAGgtaccaaaattcacacttgagGGTGCCAATCAGACGTCCACTGTCAGATTGTTTTCCCCATCAACCTCCTCTCCCTCATATAGTCATGTTCATTTCTCTTATGATTTTTCAAACAGGATGACAGATGACGAGGAGCAGGCTAGTGCAAAGGAAGGAGAGGATGAAACTGATAATAAAGAGGAAGAAGATACCTgtgaagaggaaggagaggagcaAACTGATGAAGAGAAGGAACTAGAGCAACGAGAGGGCAACTAGAACCCCGCATGAGTTTGTTGTGGCCTTGTGGGTGCTACCTGCATCGGGTCTCGGTGGAAAGAGACCCGATGGCAAGAGACATGGTGCTTCCTGTTGGCATGCTGCACGCTCCGTTGGTGGTTAACTACTTGCACAATTTAGTGAGAGTCACCGTTCTGTTCATCTCTCTGGATTATTTCTTTCCTTGTGCGTGTATGCTGTTAGTTTTGAACTTATGTGAAGGCATTTGgctgtgtttttttttggtaaTTAAGACATTTAGCTGTTGAGGTGCCTGCTGTTGAAATACGGTTCTTCAACGGTTCCGCAACAGAGGTTACTGCTTCTATTTCTGCTCCACGCTGCTGCACTGAATTCTCTGCTTTCGGTCGGTTTGTATTGGTTGCAAAACTAATTCATCTGCTTGGAGCAACGGCTGGGCTTCATTATGCTGTTCGTCTTTTCCAGAATATCTGGTATGTATCGTCCGCTGGTCCTTGTGCTGACACAACCGTCCACACGCTTGTTTTTCAACTGTTTCGATATCCCACAAATAGCTGGATCAGCTTTTTATGTTCCTGTGCTACGCTCGTGGCTTGTAGCATCAACTTTGATTAACTTCCAACAAATCAGTGAATGCAAGCTAACCCAACTTTACAGCCTACCAGACACAGGCAAAAAAGCGGATAAGAAATACTTGTTTACAAGGCCAAGGAGAAAATGGACTTGCTCTGATGAAAATATGTTATATCCTATGCTTCCGCTGGAGTGTAAACCCTCAAGGATTAAGAGGCTCCATAAAAATGCCAGCAAAAACCTCTGTAGTCCAGCCTCTAGGCAAATTTAGAATCTTCGGGTAAACTGAATTAGTCTTCCTAATCGGCATGCTCCGCATACGACAACATACTTCATCTGACCTTGTAGGCACTGTCTTGATGAGGCTTTCATCCTGAAGGATTTGCTCCAATAACAGACTGTCAGATAGCAACACTACTATCCTGCTAAACACTCAAACCTGAGGTTCCATTAATCCATGCATGCCATGTGAAGTTGTGATCTGTTCCACTGTCTCGTTATGAATTCTGTTCCAGATGagtgcagtagcaaaatttGCAGCTTTTACTGCCAAGGTAATTCCAGTCTACTAGAAATTATTAAGTGACAAGGCAgagccagtaaaaaaaattaacactTATAACACTAGAACCATTTGTCTAGTATAGAACTGCAGCCATGATAAACAGGAACGAGGTAGTACACCACTGTAATGCGAAGCAGCAAGGAAAGCGCTCTAAACTGAAAGCAACAGGATAGACACGAGCAGAAGCAGTCATTTTCCCCGCTCAGTACTGTGATTTGCCATGCTCTTCGTGTGTTGGATCttggaggttgctggggcataCAAGACCATCATCTTGCAAGTATTGATACTCTGTTTCATCTCAAGTACTTGCGTCTCTCCTCATATTCAATAACTAAGCTGCCAGAGAAAATAGGAGAACTGCAATATCTGCAGACCCTGGATGTACGACGCACCAGCATTAAAGAGCTTCCATCCACTGTCACCAAACTACAACGACTGTCACATTTATATGCTGACTGTGACATTAGATTTCCAGATGGAGTGATCGGGCAGATGCACAGCTTAGAAGAGATGAGGGGGTATGGAGTCGAATCCTACGAACAAGGGAAGTCTCTGCAAGAATTCAATAAACTATGCAAGCTGAGGACATTAAAAATTAAATTGAATTTTGATTCACTCAATGGCTCGGAAGGACTACGCCAAGCTCAGGGCTGTCACAGTTATTTGGGAACCTTATTATCTTCATGCAACCTTTATAATCTATATATCACGAGAGTCCTCTGAGGTCAACATGTACCCAATGTCGCTTGGGAATCTCGTGGTGCTAAAACTGCATTGTATCCTCTGTTTGAGACCAGAGGATGTGGAGATCCAGTTTTGATTAGCATTGTATACAATTGAGACCAGCGGTTGTTTCAACTTTTTATGTTCCTGTGCTACGCTCGTGGCTTGTAGTCGTAGCATCAGCTTTGATTAGCTTCCAACAAATCAGTGACTGCAAGCAAAACCCAACTTTACAGCCTACCAGACACTAGCCAGACACTAGGGCAAAAAGCTAATAAGAGAAGATACTGTTCACAAGGCCGACGAGAAATGGACTTGATCGGATGAAAATATGTTTTGCATCCACTGGAGTGTAAACCCTCAAGGATTAAGAGGGCTCCATAAAATGCCAGCAAAGACCTCTAATCCAGCCTCTATTATTCTAAATAGTGGAGGTCTGCTGTTAAATATACTGCCAGGTCTTGTACACATAAACCTTCCCGAAAGCACAGGATTTCTTTTTGACCATGATAGCAAGTTAGCAACTAATATAGTTTATCACATAAACGATACTGACAATCACCAATATCGACCCATATGCACGGAAATTTACATCACTGAAGACCACCTCGATACGCAATTCCTTAAAAGGGCCAAGACATGGCAAACATCAGGTATAACTACATGTTAATCTTGCAACGGAAACCCTATATTCAGTGCTTAGACGCTACAGGTACCCTGAAATTTACATCTACCAGACTTCCAATACAGGAGGGGGGGCATAACAAAACTGGTGACCGGCCTAAAGACGAACAGATCCCGCAAGTTAGAACCAAATCACTTCCTGCCTGTTGCAATCCGCggctttcctttgacctcagATTCCTATTCAAAAAAGTGAAGTTCAGAcccaaaaataataaaataaacatTGCAGGGATGAATCTCAATATCATGAAAGCTGTAAACAGAGCTTACCTGTGGACTGTGGAGGTAGATGGATGTCTTTGCAGCTGCAGGGTTGTGGTTTTCAGCCCCACGGCTCCAATCATAGCAGACCTATTTTGCAATAGTGATGGTTACTCCATTGAGTATCAGATCATGTAATACAGATAATGGAAATACATAGgcatagggatgaaaacggtcggaaaaGATTGGTGAAAGGCTCCACTTTCACTTTCACATTTTTTCATcgaaaatgaaaaagatacgaTATTATCGGAAACGAAAACAGCATCAGTATTATGGTATTAAGATGTTAATCCaagtatccatccatccatgacATGTATCTCATTTCATAGTACAAAAAATTTAGACATTAATCCCACCATCCAAGAAACTATTCATAGTCCTATGAATTCAGGTCGCTAGGTTGTGATTTAGGGTTAGGACAAATGAGTCATGACTCTCTAGTCTCTAAAAGTATAGATACGACATTCTAAAAATATTGATAGCAGGGGTGCTGGCATTGTACGTGAATACGGTATTTCTATCGGTAAAATACAGTAGAATACCCCGAAAATACGATAGTTCTCGAAAACGATCAGAGGATGCTCAAATCATTTTCGTTTTcacttttatattattttactGTTTTCGTTTTTATTTTTTGGTAATTATTTTCATTTTCGTTTAGCCTTAAAAGTCGATAAAATCTCGAAAACGAAATTACCATTTTCGTTTTCATCCCTACGTAGGCAAATGCTAGCGTTAGTAGCCATCGAAATACGTTGCATCACTACTTTGTACGAAATATAAAAGAATTGTTAATACACACTAATATCCCAGTTTGGCTATTGATAACTTTTCTCTCTATTTAATTTTGAAGTATTTATCTTGATTACAG
The Panicum virgatum strain AP13 chromosome 6N, P.virgatum_v5, whole genome shotgun sequence genome window above contains:
- the LOC120677887 gene encoding disease resistance protein RGA5-like, encoding MAAAAPARQAGFRRGCRPPLPDPRAVVRPRPRSAPPPDALRLRPPPPVLALGPRAARQEAFFKCLAKSRIVVVGLPLVIITISSMLADKHAKCEWDRVLHDIGSTLAKNTGAEKMTAILSMSYFDIAHHLRTCLLYLSVFLEEYEIEKQCLINRWIAEGFIHKEEGRTKYEIGEDYFNDLINRSMIQPVNVKYGQAKACRVHDIILDYIKCMAAEKNFVTLYNGAQHVFSTKRKVRRLCVSNHTGLYATIWEDTGENVTIWEDLMLSHVRSVTIFAEPVKTSLLPSTALRVLDLGGCRGIQDHHLASIDTLFHLKYLRLSSRSITKLPEKIGELQYLQTLDVRGTRIKELPSTITKLQRLSHLYADWDIRFPDGVIGQMHSLEEMREYGVESYEQGKSLQEFNKLTKLRTLKIKLDFDSRKDLERPRQAEGSHTYVGILVSSCNLYNLYITEAPVENMYPMSLDSWHPTAPCSLQKLCLEGCVICKVPNWMASLGNLVVLKLRYILCLRPEDVEILGAIPSLLFLLLATAGGTNGRITVHGRNGFRCLKYLYLDFFRCGTALEFQVGSMPKLEHVKLKLRMHKRECLNGASDLGIQHLSALSKVEVEIRGNCMRDSNYDPTEEKKDDAVRWVASAINSAIMTHPNSLTIRFETWRDDYCERFECLLRRLNQRTGGSID